A region of the Candidatus Eisenbacteria bacterium genome:
CGTGCGCGCCGGGGAGAAGGTGCTCCTTCTCTATCCGTCCGCGAACCGCGACGAGCGCGTCTTCGCGCGTGCCCACGAGTTCCACGTCGATCGCGAGCCGAACGACCACGTCGCCTTCGGGCATGGCGTGCACTTCTGCCTCGGTGCGAGCCTCGCGCGCCTGGAGCTGAAGGTGATGTTCGAGACGCTGCTCGAGCGCCTGCCCGACCTGACGCTCGCGTCCGACGGGCCGCTGCCGCGCCGGCCGTCGAACTTCATCGTCGGGATCGAGCACATGCCGGTCGTCTTCACGCCGCGGCCGGCATGAGCGCGCCCTGGTGGAAGACGGCCGTCGTCTACCAGATCTATCCGCGCTCGTTCCTCGACACCGGCGGCGACGGCGTGGGCGATCTCGAGGGCATCCGCCGCCGCCTGGAGCACCTCGTGTGGCTGGGCGTCGACGCGGTGTGGCTGTCGCCGGTCTTCCGCTCGCCGATGAAGGACTTCGGCTACGACGTCGCCGACTACTGCGACGTCGATCCGCTCTTCGGGACGCTCGCCGATCTCGATCGGCTGGTCGCCGAGGCGCACGCGAAGGGGCTGCGGGTCCTGCTCGACTGGGTGCCGAACCACACGTCGGACCAGCATCCGTGGTTCGTGGAGTCGCGCCGCTCGCGTACGAGCCCCAAGCGGGGCTGGTACTTCTGGCGCGATCCCGCGCCGAACGGCGCGCCGCCCAACAACTGGACGGCGGCGTTCCCGCTCGGCACGCCGGCGTGGACACTCGATCGCGGGACCGGCCAGTACTACCTCCACCAGTTCCTTCCCGAGCAGCCGGATCTCGACTGGTCGAACCCCGAGGTCGTCGCCGCCATGCACGACGTCGTGCGCTTCTGGCTGGGTCGCGGCATCGACGGGTTCCGCGTCGACGTGGTGCACGGCATCGGAAAGGATCCGGCGCTTCCGGACGAGCCGCGCGAGCGGGCGGGGATCCCCCACGTCGCGGTGAACGAGCATTCCTCGACCCACGCGCACCTGCGCGCGCTGCGCAAGCTCGTGGATTCGTACCCCGGCGATCGCATGCTCGTCGGCGAGGTCTTCCAGCTCTTCACCCACGCGCTGCCGGCGTACTTCGGCGCCAACGACGAGCTGCACCTGGCCTTCGACCTCCCGGCGTCGGTCGTGACGCCGTGGGAGGCGGCTGAATG
Encoded here:
- a CDS encoding alpha-amylase family glycosyl hydrolase; protein product: MSAPWWKTAVVYQIYPRSFLDTGGDGVGDLEGIRRRLEHLVWLGVDAVWLSPVFRSPMKDFGYDVADYCDVDPLFGTLADLDRLVAEAHAKGLRVLLDWVPNHTSDQHPWFVESRRSRTSPKRGWYFWRDPAPNGAPPNNWTAAFPLGTPAWTLDRGTGQYYLHQFLPEQPDLDWSNPEVVAAMHDVVRFWLGRGIDGFRVDVVHGIGKDPALPDEPRERAGIPHVAVNEHSSTHAHLRALRKLVDSYPGDRMLVGEVFQLFTHALPAYFGANDELHLAFDLPASVVTPWEAAEWEARIRAVAAELDPLGAWPTWVLSNHDVPRHRSRFGSEARARAAAVMLLTLRGTPFLYAGEELGLEDADVPRERQVDPGGRDGCRAPIPWDASPTHGWATPDPWLPWPPEPSTRNLEHQREDPGSILYLYRRLLHARKGSPALRTGDLTLRSTPPGVLAYDRHTADERWTILVNFTNESVAYPASGTIHVATNVESEGEPYQGLLKADQGLLLARKK